From the Pyramidobacter porci genome, one window contains:
- a CDS encoding QueT transporter family protein, whose amino-acid sequence MKELTVTRKLTISALVVALYVVVMTTTRSFAFGQYQVRVATSLYALSGIFPFLVLPLGFANFLSNALMGGLGPLDMIGGILVGLLTSGAIAAFRRSPRAPWIAAAAITLIPGLGVPLWLSYLLHLPYFVLAASLLIGQAVAGVFGGLLLAVLKKRLAAAGDQRS is encoded by the coding sequence ATGAAGGAACTGACGGTGACGCGCAAGCTGACGATCTCGGCTCTGGTCGTGGCGCTCTACGTGGTCGTGATGACGACGACGCGGAGCTTCGCCTTCGGGCAGTATCAGGTGCGCGTCGCCACGTCGCTGTACGCGCTGAGCGGCATTTTCCCGTTTCTGGTGCTGCCGCTGGGCTTCGCCAATTTTCTCAGCAACGCGCTGATGGGAGGGCTGGGACCGCTGGACATGATCGGCGGCATTCTCGTCGGTCTGCTGACCAGCGGCGCGATCGCCGCGTTTCGCCGTTCGCCGCGCGCGCCGTGGATCGCCGCCGCGGCGATCACGCTGATCCCCGGACTGGGGGTGCCGCTGTGGCTGAGTTATCTGCTGCATTTACCGTATTTCGTTCTGGCGGCGAGTCTGCTGATCGGGCAGGCGGTCGCCGGCGTTTTCGGGGGGCTGCTGCTGGCGGTTCTGAAAAAGCGCCTTGCCGCGGCCGGGGATCAAAGGAGCTGA
- the queF gene encoding preQ(1) synthase, with protein sequence MTRTPEEMKDLSLLGHKTAYRSDYAPEVLESFPNKHPGRDYFVKFNCPEFTSLCPMTGQPDFANITISYVPDERLVESKSLKLYLFSFRNHGDFHEDCVNVILEDLVGLLSPKYIEVWGRFAPRGGLSIDPYANWGKPGTVWEKTAADRLRLHDLSPELVNYR encoded by the coding sequence ATGACGCGCACGCCTGAAGAGATGAAGGATCTGTCGCTGCTGGGGCATAAAACGGCTTACAGAAGCGATTACGCGCCGGAGGTGCTGGAATCGTTTCCCAACAAGCATCCGGGGCGCGATTATTTCGTCAAGTTCAACTGCCCGGAGTTCACGAGTCTGTGCCCGATGACGGGGCAGCCGGACTTCGCCAACATCACGATCAGTTACGTTCCCGACGAGCGTCTGGTGGAGAGCAAGTCGCTGAAGCTGTATCTGTTCAGCTTCCGCAACCACGGCGATTTCCACGAGGACTGCGTCAATGTCATTCTGGAGGATTTGGTCGGGCTGCTCTCGCCCAAGTACATCGAGGTCTGGGGACGCTTCGCGCCGCGCGGCGGGCTGAGCATCGACCCATACGCGAACTGGGGCAAGCCGGGCACGGTCTGGGAGAAAACGGCCGCGGACCGTCTGCGCCTCCACGACCTGTCGCCGGAGCTGGTGAACTACCGCTGA
- a CDS encoding cupin domain-containing protein — MIRRGTEIALSKVENFKGGTGALLSREILMPDEMGGHGRKFGFTTLEPGASIGTHAHEGDSETYYILKGSARYNDNGTWVDVKEGDMMHCRDGESHGIENSDDGPLQFIALILYSERKER; from the coding sequence ATGATTCGCAGAGGGACGGAAATCGCGTTATCCAAAGTCGAGAACTTCAAGGGCGGCACGGGTGCGCTGCTCTCGCGCGAGATTCTCATGCCTGATGAAATGGGCGGACACGGCCGCAAATTCGGCTTCACCACGCTCGAACCCGGCGCGTCGATCGGCACGCACGCCCATGAGGGCGACTCCGAGACCTATTATATCCTGAAAGGCTCGGCGCGCTACAACGACAACGGCACGTGGGTCGACGTCAAAGAGGGTGACATGATGCACTGCCGCGACGGCGAATCTCACGGCATCGAAAACAGCGACGACGGCCCGTTGCAGTTCATCGCCCTGATCCTCTACAGCGAACGGAAAGAACGATAA